One segment of Hippopotamus amphibius kiboko isolate mHipAmp2 chromosome 2, mHipAmp2.hap2, whole genome shotgun sequence DNA contains the following:
- the PHYHIP gene encoding phytanoyl-CoA hydroxylase-interacting protein, translating into MELLSTPHSIEVNNITCDSFRISWAMENSDLERVTHYFIDLNKKENKNSNKFKHRDVPTKLVAKAVPLPMTVRGHWFLSPRTEYSVAVQTAVKQSDGEYLVSGWSETVEFCTGDYAKEHLAQLQEKAEQIAGRMLRFSVFYRNHHKEYFQHARTHCGNMLQPYLKDNSGSHGSPTSGMLHGVFFSCNTEFNTGQPPQDSPYGRWRFQIPAQRLFNPSTNLYFADFYCMYTAYHYAILVLAPKGSLGDRFCRDRLPLLDIACNKFLTCSVEDGELVFRHAQDLILEIIYTEPVDLSLGTLGEISGHQLMSLSTADAKKDPSCKTCNISVGR; encoded by the exons ATGGAGCTGCTGTCTACGCCCCACAGCATCGAGGTCAACAACATCACCTGCGACTCCTTCCGCATCTCCTGGGCCATGGAGAACAGCGACCTGGAGAGGGTCACCCACTACTTCATTGACCTGAACAAGAAGGAGAATAAGAACTCCAACAAGTTCAAGCACCGG GATGTCCCCACCAAGCTTGTGGCCAAGGCCGTGCCACTGCCCATGACGGTGAGAGGCCACTGGTTCCTGAGCCCCCGCACAGAGTACAGTGTGGCGGTGCAGACCGCCGTGAAGCAGAGCGATGGGGAGTACCTGGTGTCTGGCTGGAGCGAGACGGTCGAGTTCTGCACTGGGG ATTATGCCAAGGAGCACCTGGCCCAGCTGCAGGAGAAGGCCGAGCAGATCGCAGGCCGCATGCTCCGCTTCTCCGTCTTCTACCGCAACCATCACAAGGAGTACTTCCAGCATGCCAG GACCCACTGCGGGAACATGCTGCAGCCCTACCTGAAGGACAACAGCGGCAGCCACGGCTCCCCGACCAGCGGCATGCTCCACGGGGTCTTCTTCAGCTGCAACACGGAGTTCAACACAGGCCAGCCCCCGCAGGACTCCCCTTACGGCCGCTGGCGCTTCCAGATCCCTGCCCAGCGCCTCTTCAACCCCAGCACCAACCTCTACTTCGCGGACTTCTACTGTATGTACACGGCCTACCACTATGCCATCCTGGTACTGGCCCCCAAGGGTTCCCTTGGGGACCGCTTCTGCCGTGACCGCCTGCCCCTCCTGGACATTGCCTGCAATAAGTTCCTGACCTGCAGCGTGGAGGACGGGGAGCTGGTCTTCCGCCATGCCCAGGACCTCATCCTGGAGATCATCTACACCGAGCCCGTCGACCTGTCCCTGGGCACCCTGGGGGAGATCAGCGGGCACCAGCTCATGAGCCTGTCCACTGCCGACGCCAAGAAGGACCCCAGCTGCAAGACCTGCAACATCAGCGTGGGCCGCTAG